In the genome of Candidatus Nitrosotenuis sp. DW1, one region contains:
- a CDS encoding deoxyhypusine synthase — MEEQSRPVKDISIKNGDDIQSIFEQLSTSGGFESRNLAEGLEILSTMINDKDCLKFLSFVAAITSTGLRGIIADMLKKKMFDVVITTCGALDHDIARYFSNYLEGSFTLDDSKLLEKNIHRLGNVLVPMESYGPIIEEKMQMFLEAAYKSGKKEMSTADITRMIGENLGEGSFLYWAYKNNIPVIVPGIVDGAVGSQIWMFTQKHSDFKLNVVADSEILSSLIFKAKKSGSLMLGGGISKHHTLWWNQYRDGLDYAVYITTAQEFDGSLSGALVREAISWGKVTQSAKQTTIHAEITTILPFLYSALLSKIK, encoded by the coding sequence ATGGAAGAGCAGAGCAGGCCAGTAAAAGACATTTCAATAAAAAATGGGGATGATATTCAAAGCATCTTTGAGCAATTATCGACCTCAGGCGGTTTTGAATCAAGAAATCTCGCCGAAGGCCTTGAAATCCTCTCAACGATGATAAATGATAAAGACTGTCTAAAGTTCCTCTCATTTGTTGCAGCCATTACGTCTACTGGGCTTCGAGGAATAATTGCTGACATGCTTAAGAAAAAAATGTTTGACGTTGTTATTACTACATGCGGTGCTTTAGATCATGATATAGCGAGATACTTTTCAAATTATCTGGAAGGATCATTTACTTTAGATGATTCAAAGCTTTTGGAGAAGAACATACACCGACTGGGTAACGTACTTGTCCCTATGGAAAGCTACGGACCAATAATCGAAGAAAAAATGCAAATGTTCTTAGAAGCAGCTTACAAATCCGGCAAAAAAGAAATGTCCACTGCAGACATTACGAGAATGATCGGCGAAAACCTAGGAGAGGGCTCATTTTTGTATTGGGCATACAAGAACAACATCCCCGTGATAGTACCTGGAATAGTAGATGGTGCAGTAGGTAGCCAGATCTGGATGTTTACCCAAAAACACAGCGACTTTAAACTCAATGTTGTAGCTGATAGCGAAATCTTATCTTCACTTATTTTCAAAGCAAAAAAATCTGGCTCTCTTATGTTGGGTGGTGGAATATCAAAACATCACACTCTTTGGTGGAATCAATACCGGGATGGCCTTGATTATGCTGTCTACATTACTACGGCACAGGAATTCGACGGAAGCCTAAGTGGGGCTCTTGTCAGAGAAGCAATTTCATGGGGAAAGGTTACCCAAAGCGCAAAACAGACTACGATACATGCGGAAATAACCACCATCTTGCCGTTTCTTTATTCTGCACTTCTTTCTAAAATAAAATAG
- a CDS encoding radical SAM protein translates to MMLNYSYPLYRPPSEADSLIFQVTLGCSFNECSFCDMYRSKEYSERPWDEVKAEIDVMSKTLPETRRIFLADGDALNLQTDYMKNIVKYLYEKFPNLERISCYAMPMNVLKKTPEELKTLRDAGLNMFYLGIESGSDVILKKVTKGATAATIIRACKKAKDAGYILSCMIILGLGGKTHSKEHIKGTAGVINASAPHYVGALTLYLENGIKEEFKTKFGEPFIPVSDAESLDELEDLIRQIDVRNEVIFRANHGSNAYTVKGTFPQDKQMMLDKISWMKQHPEVVRPTGLRGF, encoded by the coding sequence ATGATGCTAAACTATTCCTACCCGCTGTACAGACCCCCATCTGAGGCAGACTCACTGATATTTCAGGTGACGCTCGGATGCTCGTTTAACGAGTGTTCGTTTTGTGACATGTATAGATCAAAAGAGTATTCGGAGCGACCGTGGGATGAGGTGAAGGCAGAAATCGACGTAATGTCAAAGACATTACCAGAGACTCGCAGAATTTTTCTTGCAGACGGCGATGCGCTAAATCTGCAGACAGACTATATGAAAAACATCGTAAAGTATCTGTACGAAAAATTTCCAAATCTAGAGAGAATATCATGCTATGCTATGCCGATGAACGTTCTCAAAAAAACTCCAGAGGAGCTCAAAACACTAAGAGATGCAGGACTGAATATGTTTTATTTGGGAATTGAAAGCGGTTCTGATGTAATTCTAAAAAAGGTGACAAAGGGCGCCACCGCTGCAACCATAATTCGGGCCTGTAAAAAGGCAAAGGATGCAGGCTACATTCTTTCATGCATGATAATTTTGGGACTTGGTGGCAAGACACATTCCAAGGAACACATCAAAGGCACTGCGGGGGTGATAAATGCGTCAGCTCCGCATTATGTTGGCGCGCTAACGCTATACTTGGAAAATGGAATTAAAGAAGAATTTAAGACAAAGTTTGGAGAGCCGTTCATCCCAGTAAGCGATGCTGAATCGCTAGATGAGCTTGAGGACCTGATAAGACAAATAGATGTGAGAAACGAGGTGATTTTCAGGGCAAACCACGGCTCCAACGCATACACCGTCAAGGGAACGTTTCCACAGGACAAGCAGATGATGCTTGATAAAATATCGTGGATGAAGCAGCATCCAGAAGTAGTGAGACCTACAGGTCTTAGAGGATTCTAG
- a CDS encoding ArsR/SmtB family transcription factor gives MANDPYAKRLLWFIFAGSRGGLNRLRLVSILKNTPLNANQLAKEMGLDYKAIQHHMRVLEKNNIVTKVGEKYNVTYFISNFLEANMESFNEIIGKLEKGK, from the coding sequence ATGGCAAACGATCCCTACGCAAAGCGGCTCTTATGGTTCATATTTGCGGGCTCAAGGGGCGGCCTGAACCGATTAAGGCTCGTCTCTATACTGAAAAACACTCCACTCAATGCAAACCAGCTTGCAAAGGAAATGGGTCTTGACTACAAGGCAATTCAGCACCACATGCGGGTTCTTGAGAAAAACAACATCGTAACCAAAGTTGGAGAAAAATACAATGTTACCTACTTTATATCAAATTTCCTTGAGGCTAACATGGAATCGTTTAACGAAATTATTGGCAAACTGGAAAAAGGTAAATAA
- a CDS encoding universal stress protein, with translation MKTIKKILVAVGNESSLNRCLNVAIPIAKGVNASITGIYVLAPYPRNLYVALEQRWRKHEKENAEKYLEIAKERCKENGIEFSQIIAKGQPRETLLENEKEFDLIVLGRADWGSKLLGSVSNGVVSNSKKDVLLVK, from the coding sequence ATGAAAACAATCAAGAAAATTCTTGTTGCAGTTGGAAATGAATCTAGTTTAAACAGATGTTTGAATGTAGCAATTCCGATAGCTAAGGGTGTTAACGCCTCAATTACAGGAATTTACGTTCTTGCTCCTTATCCTAGAAACTTGTATGTTGCTTTAGAACAACGTTGGAGAAAACATGAAAAAGAAAACGCTGAAAAATATTTGGAAATTGCAAAAGAAAGATGTAAGGAGAACGGAATAGAGTTTTCTCAAATTATTGCAAAAGGACAGCCAAGAGAAACATTACTAGAAAACGAAAAAGAATTTGATCTTATCGTGCTTGGTAGAGCTGATTGGGGTTCCAAATTACTCGGTAGTGTTTCAAACGGTGTTGTGTCTAATTCAAAAAAAGACGTTCTGCTTGTGAAATAG
- a CDS encoding homospermidine biosynthesis protein has product MDYHHFHGKNIPHIEINPDMKINDLVEIYANSGYNARQLGEAAKLFRKMIEDDATICLTIAGAMTPVGFGGLFKALIEKGFVDWIISTGSNLYHEDHFAWNLPVKQGHFEVDDMILYQKDIVRIRDVYIKGEETLKKQDTIVQKMFENDLFEKPFTTAEFANWMGKYSKEYSKRPEKSFVVSAYDYDVPLYISTLKDSSLALDLAPLRLANKPFSLDFVREIIEQAAILYNSKKAGIVEIGGGVPKNTAQQTGPLLDQILGLGHGGQNYIIQITDARPDTGGLSGATLQEGKSWGKVKDSHEDVIVVYADATIAFPVLCLYALSTESSRKPKRLYKKLGKYYEDLSETYFNKKKSK; this is encoded by the coding sequence ATGGATTATCACCATTTTCATGGGAAAAATATTCCTCACATAGAAATAAACCCCGACATGAAAATTAATGATCTTGTAGAAATTTATGCAAACTCAGGTTACAACGCAAGACAGCTTGGAGAGGCTGCAAAACTGTTCCGCAAGATGATTGAAGACGATGCGACAATCTGCCTTACCATTGCCGGCGCTATGACTCCAGTTGGGTTTGGTGGCCTATTCAAAGCTCTTATTGAAAAAGGGTTTGTTGACTGGATAATATCCACAGGATCCAATTTGTACCACGAGGATCATTTTGCGTGGAATCTGCCTGTAAAACAAGGGCATTTTGAAGTTGATGATATGATCCTGTATCAGAAAGACATTGTCAGAATAAGAGACGTCTATATCAAAGGTGAGGAAACTCTGAAAAAACAAGACACAATCGTACAAAAAATGTTTGAAAATGATTTATTTGAAAAACCGTTCACCACTGCAGAATTTGCAAACTGGATGGGAAAATACTCAAAAGAATATTCAAAACGTCCAGAGAAGAGCTTTGTTGTTTCTGCATATGATTACGATGTGCCGCTTTACATTTCAACACTGAAGGATTCTTCGCTTGCCCTTGATCTAGCACCTCTCAGGCTTGCCAACAAACCGTTTTCACTGGATTTTGTAAGAGAGATAATAGAACAGGCGGCAATTCTATACAATTCGAAAAAGGCGGGAATTGTAGAGATAGGCGGCGGTGTTCCCAAAAACACCGCACAACAGACTGGCCCATTATTAGACCAGATCCTAGGTCTTGGTCACGGAGGGCAAAATTACATTATCCAAATTACTGATGCAAGGCCAGATACTGGAGGTCTGTCTGGTGCTACACTGCAAGAAGGCAAGAGCTGGGGGAAAGTAAAGGACTCTCACGAAGATGTCATTGTAGTTTATGCCGATGCCACTATAGCATTTCCTGTCTTGTGTTTGTATGCATTGAGTACTGAAAGCTCACGAAAACCAAAAAGACTGTACAAAAAATTAGGGAAATATTACGAGGATCTATCTGAAACTTATTTTAACAAAAAGAAATCCAAGTAA
- a CDS encoding CBS domain-containing protein — MSTLDKQISDFIDMTLSILESNQTVAESVKKMEEHGIDSLLIRNEGHIKGIVTYRDVLFDVVSKGKDPTKTRLKEIMKSPLLSIQKDAKVRDAIALMTKNNVRRLIVLDNTIPIGVISQKVLVGNIAQHAIALPELEMPTLIKCPYCSSVFGDKTLLSSHIDNIHVGRGLFEGNMSRAEDLGSINPPNDFPKTI; from the coding sequence ATGAGTACACTTGACAAACAAATCTCTGATTTCATAGACATGACATTATCTATTTTGGAGAGCAATCAAACTGTAGCTGAGTCAGTAAAAAAAATGGAGGAACATGGAATAGACAGTTTGTTGATAAGGAATGAAGGTCATATCAAGGGAATTGTCACGTACAGGGATGTTCTTTTTGATGTAGTTTCAAAAGGAAAGGATCCAACAAAAACGAGGTTAAAAGAAATAATGAAGTCTCCTCTTCTTTCCATACAAAAGGATGCAAAAGTCAGAGACGCTATTGCCCTGATGACTAAAAATAATGTAAGAAGATTGATCGTTTTGGATAACACAATTCCAATTGGTGTAATTTCTCAAAAGGTGCTGGTAGGAAACATTGCACAGCATGCAATTGCCCTGCCTGAGCTAGAAATGCCAACCTTGATCAAATGTCCATATTGTTCCTCAGTATTCGGCGACAAAACATTGCTTTCCTCTCACATAGACAACATACATGTCGGAAGGGGGCTTTTTGAGGGGAATATGTCAAGGGCAGAGGATCTCGGCTCGATCAATCCACCAAATGATTTCCCAAAGACAATCTAA
- the thsA gene encoding thermosome subunit alpha, which produces MKYPELLSHDVARVGIEESRKLNLVVGGMITDVIKTSLGPRGMEKVFIDILGEDTITKHGGAFLRKVDVKHPVAKAIIEGVNTVDTHVGDGTISAAILIGMLLSKSQELLKMEISPTTIIKGYEKSLEFALDILDEIKKKESTANKKVMYRLATSCLAGKAMTSLISEDISIANLIVDAVCSVANFQKKEIDIDDIKIEEKAGNANNIQLVRGTVVDKTIDNSAMPRSIENAKILLLNEPLEMMRTKTDEQIEINSPEQMTLFLNQETIDIRAKVKKIVNSGANVVISRKGINSIAQEYLSKEGIISMRRVKMNDLSWLEKSTGAKTCKSLEDISEDELGFAKKVYEKNIGGDKMVFIEGCNNPKSVTILLRCNSKRYLDEFHRDALNVIYVLRNFIENSFIVRGGGATEAIIANRIRELSTTVEGREQIVIGKFADAIEEIPITLARNVGMDPIDTLTQLRAKYANCPKDTLKWYGIDSEKRKVSEIFPDGVIEPLVVKQQIVKTGVAVTNMILNVNDIFMKDEIDNTHCHIDGTVHAHHDGGKAHNHFEQEGLEQRQMHHYY; this is translated from the coding sequence ATGAAGTATCCTGAGTTACTCAGTCACGATGTGGCGCGGGTTGGAATAGAAGAGTCTAGAAAATTAAATCTAGTAGTAGGTGGGATGATTACAGATGTAATCAAGACATCCCTTGGTCCTCGCGGAATGGAAAAAGTCTTCATAGATATTCTTGGGGAAGATACCATCACAAAACACGGAGGTGCCTTTTTGAGAAAAGTTGATGTTAAACACCCTGTTGCAAAAGCCATTATTGAGGGAGTCAATACTGTTGATACCCATGTTGGGGACGGAACTATTTCTGCAGCCATTTTAATTGGAATGCTGCTGAGTAAGTCACAAGAATTATTGAAAATGGAGATATCTCCGACAACAATTATCAAAGGTTATGAGAAGAGTTTAGAGTTTGCATTAGACATACTTGATGAAATTAAGAAGAAAGAGAGTACTGCCAACAAAAAAGTCATGTATCGTCTTGCCACTTCATGTTTGGCAGGAAAGGCAATGACAAGTTTGATATCTGAGGACATATCTATTGCAAATCTGATTGTAGATGCAGTTTGCAGTGTAGCTAATTTCCAAAAAAAAGAGATAGACATAGACGACATAAAGATTGAAGAAAAAGCTGGAAATGCGAACAACATTCAGCTAGTAAGGGGAACAGTAGTCGACAAAACAATTGATAATTCCGCAATGCCACGAAGTATTGAAAATGCAAAAATTCTCCTATTAAACGAGCCTCTAGAAATGATGCGTACCAAAACAGACGAGCAAATTGAAATAAATTCTCCTGAACAGATGACGCTTTTTCTAAATCAAGAGACAATAGACATACGTGCAAAAGTAAAAAAAATTGTTAATTCTGGAGCTAATGTCGTAATATCCAGAAAGGGAATTAATTCCATCGCACAGGAATATCTCTCAAAAGAAGGCATAATTTCAATGCGAAGGGTAAAAATGAATGATCTTTCATGGCTTGAAAAATCCACGGGAGCTAAAACATGTAAGAGTCTGGAGGATATTTCCGAGGACGAATTAGGATTTGCAAAGAAAGTATATGAAAAAAACATCGGGGGTGACAAAATGGTTTTCATAGAAGGATGCAACAATCCCAAATCCGTAACCATCTTACTAAGATGTAATTCCAAGCGTTATCTTGATGAGTTTCACAGGGATGCACTAAACGTAATCTATGTCCTACGAAATTTTATCGAGAATTCATTCATTGTTCGCGGCGGAGGCGCTACGGAGGCAATCATTGCAAATAGGATCAGGGAATTAAGTACGACCGTCGAGGGGCGGGAGCAGATTGTCATTGGGAAATTCGCAGATGCGATCGAAGAGATCCCAATAACTCTAGCAAGAAATGTTGGCATGGATCCAATAGACACCCTAACCCAATTGAGAGCAAAATACGCAAATTGTCCCAAGGACACACTCAAATGGTATGGCATAGATTCTGAAAAAAGAAAAGTTTCGGAAATATTTCCAGACGGAGTTATTGAGCCACTAGTAGTAAAACAGCAAATCGTTAAAACAGGAGTTGCAGTAACTAATATGATACTAAATGTCAATGACATATTTATGAAAGATGAAATCGACAACACACACTGCCATATTGATGGAACCGTTCATGCGCATCATGACGGAGGAAAAGCACATAACCACTTTGAACAAGAAGGATTAGAACAGCGACAGATGCACCATTATTACTAG
- a CDS encoding nuclear transport factor 2 family protein: MIANVDLVKKFYSSFKANDKQTYLQMCADNIEWTVMDNMPCGCTYIGKTAVFEKYFQHLFSNFHEFHAMPEEFLDAGEVIVVLGKYQIVTKKSRETVMSPFAHVYTIKNEKIIRFRQYTDTVKIQNAVSS; the protein is encoded by the coding sequence ATGATTGCAAATGTTGATCTAGTAAAAAAATTCTACAGTTCCTTCAAGGCCAATGATAAGCAAACCTATCTTCAGATGTGCGCTGATAACATAGAGTGGACCGTAATGGACAACATGCCTTGCGGCTGCACCTATATTGGCAAAACAGCGGTCTTTGAGAAATACTTTCAACATCTTTTTTCAAATTTTCACGAGTTTCATGCAATGCCAGAAGAATTCCTTGATGCAGGAGAGGTGATTGTAGTTCTTGGAAAATATCAGATAGTAACAAAAAAATCAAGGGAAACAGTCATGTCTCCATTTGCTCATGTATACACAATTAAAAATGAAAAAATAATTCGATTCAGGCAATATACGGATACTGTGAAAATCCAGAACGCGGTAAGCAGCTAA
- a CDS encoding GNAT family N-acetyltransferase — protein MNNFKIRKASKKDINEILELLYQLQRPRPKTKAESLAFRKRIRRYFDEKDKIILVAKQNSKAVGLVSMMFLPRLNRTKLELYIPELVVSEDHRKSGIGKSLIESCIHTAKKKKCFRIRLESGNQRKGAHLFYKKIGFEQSALSYTMMI, from the coding sequence GTGAATAATTTTAAAATTAGAAAGGCAAGCAAAAAAGACATTAATGAAATTTTAGAGCTATTATACCAGCTACAAAGGCCAAGACCGAAAACCAAAGCAGAAAGCCTTGCATTTAGGAAACGAATTCGCAGATATTTTGATGAAAAAGACAAGATAATCCTAGTAGCCAAACAGAATTCAAAGGCAGTCGGTCTTGTAAGCATGATGTTTCTTCCAAGACTAAATCGCACCAAATTGGAATTATACATTCCAGAGCTTGTTGTATCAGAAGATCACAGAAAGTCAGGAATAGGAAAATCCCTCATAGAGTCATGCATCCATACGGCTAAGAAGAAAAAATGTTTCAGGATCAGACTAGAGTCTGGAAATCAGAGAAAGGGTGCTCATCTGTTTTACAAAAAGATTGGCTTTGAACAGTCGGCATTGAGTTATACCATGATGATTTAG
- a CDS encoding acyl-CoA thioesterase, with amino-acid sequence MFPSDANPAGNVFGGEILKQIDIVAGIVAQRHCGTNAVTASIDRVDFLKPVFVGDLLILNARLNCIKNSSMEIEVKVESENLRSGLRTMTGTAMVTSVALDDGGKPTTVPKLLLQTEEEKKKFAEGLARMEQRSKERRREKAR; translated from the coding sequence ATGTTTCCATCTGATGCCAATCCTGCGGGAAACGTGTTTGGTGGCGAAATTCTAAAGCAAATCGACATTGTTGCAGGAATTGTTGCCCAAAGGCACTGTGGTACAAACGCGGTAACGGCAAGTATAGACAGAGTTGACTTTCTCAAGCCGGTTTTTGTCGGGGATTTGCTAATTCTCAATGCAAGATTAAACTGCATCAAGAACTCGTCAATGGAAATCGAGGTCAAAGTTGAATCAGAGAATTTGAGAAGCGGTTTGAGAACCATGACTGGTACTGCCATGGTGACGTCTGTCGCACTTGATGACGGCGGCAAGCCTACAACTGTTCCAAAACTGTTACTTCAGACTGAGGAGGAAAAGAAAAAATTCGCAGAAGGACTAGCCAGAATGGAGCAGAGATCCAAAGAAAGGCGCAGAGAAAAGGCACGTTAG
- a CDS encoding sodium:solute symporter family protein, producing the protein MVEITGYGVAVIAFLAVSLIVGTLTYKLVQKSGRRLIVAGKSLPLFMVGTMLVAQSVDGNSSLGAIALIYQYGFWAGAVIPIGLGVCLLMTGAFYGKKLNKMSMFTLPDYYFRRYGNASEGISGILMIISFVVLVAGNFAASGFILQTVLGIPFLLGIIIAALVVLTYTIAGGLFASAYTDIFQIYLAIGSFWAAFLFFAGGFSGVPFDTILASAPPGYLDLSGLFDTANGALINWAGILALGLGDIVALDFMERVFAAKDSKTVRRGAFMGAGLTFFTVLPVGMLGIVAFHFLPGLEDPYVALPELALNHMPFAIGAAILMGVLGASMSTANGGLLAISSVISRNILQRVIRRRLLGKESWSDSKLLTITRLCVIPVMVAALTLGYFMPQPGIYLILAFDIVFAGALAPLTLGLFWKKANMPAAVVSLIVGTLLRLLMFFIVPPEWAGLDTMIPPVISFTLFIIVALATQKKWPGKERHDVNDYVPPEEDLISGEDLKHFRANAHGSV; encoded by the coding sequence ATGGTGGAGATAACTGGTTATGGCGTAGCCGTAATTGCTTTTCTTGCCGTGTCGCTAATAGTTGGAACTCTGACATACAAGCTCGTACAAAAAAGCGGTAGGCGATTAATCGTTGCAGGAAAAAGCCTGCCTTTGTTTATGGTTGGAACAATGCTTGTGGCACAATCAGTTGACGGTAATTCATCGCTTGGAGCTATCGCACTTATTTACCAATATGGTTTCTGGGCAGGAGCTGTCATACCAATTGGGCTGGGTGTTTGCCTTTTAATGACAGGTGCGTTTTATGGGAAAAAACTCAACAAAATGTCCATGTTTACTTTGCCTGATTACTATTTCAGAAGATATGGAAATGCCTCAGAAGGAATCTCTGGTATCCTGATGATAATAAGTTTCGTTGTATTGGTCGCTGGAAATTTTGCTGCAAGTGGTTTCATCTTACAGACTGTTTTAGGGATACCATTCCTACTGGGAATTATCATTGCGGCATTAGTAGTCCTAACATATACAATTGCGGGAGGATTATTTGCTTCTGCATATACTGATATATTCCAAATATATCTTGCAATTGGTTCCTTTTGGGCAGCCTTCCTTTTCTTTGCGGGAGGATTCTCTGGGGTTCCATTTGATACAATCCTAGCTAGTGCTCCACCTGGATATCTTGATCTTTCTGGGCTATTTGATACTGCAAATGGGGCTCTGATTAATTGGGCTGGAATACTAGCATTAGGATTAGGTGATATAGTTGCTCTGGACTTTATGGAAAGAGTATTTGCAGCAAAAGATTCAAAGACAGTTCGTAGAGGAGCATTCATGGGTGCAGGACTCACATTTTTCACCGTGTTACCAGTTGGCATGCTGGGAATCGTGGCATTTCACTTTTTACCAGGACTCGAAGATCCCTATGTTGCACTGCCGGAGCTAGCTCTCAATCATATGCCATTTGCAATAGGTGCGGCAATTCTAATGGGGGTTCTTGGGGCTTCAATGTCTACTGCAAATGGAGGCCTACTTGCCATATCTAGCGTAATTTCTAGAAATATACTTCAAAGAGTTATCCGGCGAAGACTGTTAGGCAAGGAATCTTGGAGTGATTCCAAATTACTCACAATAACTAGACTATGTGTCATTCCAGTTATGGTAGCTGCACTAACTCTTGGTTACTTTATGCCCCAACCTGGAATATACCTAATTCTTGCATTTGATATCGTATTTGCGGGAGCTCTTGCTCCACTGACATTGGGATTATTCTGGAAAAAAGCCAACATGCCAGCAGCTGTAGTGTCGCTTATTGTCGGCACATTGCTTAGATTGCTGATGTTCTTTATCGTCCCACCTGAATGGGCAGGTTTGGATACAATGATACCTCCAGTGATCTCTTTTACACTCTTTATCATAGTAGCTCTTGCAACCCAGAAGAAATGGCCAGGTAAAGAAAGACATGATGTTAACGACTATGTCCCACCAGAAGAAGATCTAATATCTGGTGAAGACTTGAAACATTTCCGTGCTAATGCGCATGGATCTGTCTAA